In the Salvelinus namaycush isolate Seneca chromosome 35, SaNama_1.0, whole genome shotgun sequence genome, one interval contains:
- the LOC120029583 gene encoding APOBEC1 complementation factor-like isoform X1: protein MESNQKSGDGLTGMQKEVSLRALIQRTGYQLLQENGQRRYGGPPPGWEGPPPERGSEIFVGKLPRDLFEDELVPLCEKFGKIYEVRMMMDFNGNNRGYAFVTFTTKNEAKTAMKQLNNYEIRNGRLLGVCASVDNCRLFVGGIPKSKKREEILMEMKKVTDGVLEVIVYPSAADKTKNRGFAFVEYDSHRAAAMARRKLLPGRIQLWGHAIAVDWAEPEVEVDEDTMATVKILYVRNLMLATTEETIEKEFNSIKPGAVERVKKIRDYAFVHFTQREDAISAMDAVNGKLVDGSPVEVTLAKPVDKDNYVRYTRGTGGRGGALLQGEYTYTLGQVYDPSAAYLGAPVFYAPQAYAAIPNQFRFPSAKGHVGGRGLVRTPSVREIYMNVPVGAAGVRGMGGRGYLAYAGVGRGCATYQLKTDKHPDDKLFDLLPGMELTPMNPVSMKPPGIKHAPQILEDVCQKNNWGQPVYQLHSAIGLDQRQLFLYKVTIPALATQYPNVHPFTPAKLCTAVDEAKVHAAEHALQTLGLQTEGAEASSAAVAAFPGYTIANTSASVAASQLKQAVTLGQDLTAYATYEGYPAFAVATRGDGYGVF from the exons ATGGAATCTAATCAAAAATCCGGGGATGGACTGACGGGCATGCAGAAAGAGGTGTCGCTGCGTGCACTCATTCAGCGCACAGGATATCAATTATTGCAG GAGAATGGTCAGAGGAGGTACGGCGGGCCCCCTCCAGGCTGGGAAGGCCCTCCCCCAGAGAGGGGCAGTGAGATCTTTGTGGGGAAGCTACCCAGGGACCTCTTCGAGGATGAGCTGGTCCCCCTCTGTGAGAAA TTTGGGAAGATCTATGAGGTCCGGATGATGATGGACTTCAACGGCAATAATAGAGGATATGCATTTGTTACCTTCACCACCAAAAATGAAGCTAAGACCGCCATGAAACAGCTCAATAACTATGAAATCAG GAACGGAAGACTCCTAGGAGTGTGTGCCAGTGTGGACAACTGTCGTCTGTTTGTGGGGGGTATCCCCAAATccaagaagagagaggagatccTGATGGAGATGAAGAAAGTGACAGATGGGGTGTTGGAGGTGATTGTTTACCCCAGTGCTGCGGACAAGACCAAGAACAGGGGCTTCGCCTTTGTGGAGTACGACAGTCACCGTGCTGCAGCCATGGCCAGGAGGAAACTACTGCCAG GGAGGATCCAGCTGTGGGGACACGCCATCGCTGTGGACTGGGCGGAGCCTGAAGTGGAAGTGGACGAGGACACCATGGCAACGGTGAAGATTCTCTATGTGAGGAACTTGATGCTGGCTACTACAGAAGAGACCATCGAGAAGGAGTTCAACAGCATCAAACCAG GTGCTGTAGAGAGAGTGAAGAAGATCAGAGACTACGCCTTTGTCCATTTCACCCAGAGAGAGGACGCGATAAGCGCCATGGACGCAGTGAACGGAAAG CTGGTGGATGGCTCTCCCGTGGAGGTGACCCTGGCCAAGCCGGTGGATAAGGACAACTATGTGCGCTACACCCGGGGTACAGGTGGCCGAGGTGGGGCCCTGCTCCAGGGGGAGTACACCTACACACTGGGCCAGGTGTATGATCCCTCAGCAGCCTACCTGGGTGCCCCAGTGTTCTACGCCCCACAGGCATATGCTGCTATTCCTAATCAGTTCCGCTTCCCCAGTGCCAAGGGGCATGTGGGTGGCCGTGGCCTGGTGCGCACACCCTCGGTTAGAG AAATTTACATGAATGTACCTGTAGGGGCAGCGGGGGTGCGCGGAATGGGTGGTCGCGGATACCTTGCCTACGCAGGTGTAGGCCGAGGCTGTGCCACCTACCAACTAAAGACAGACAAGCACCCCGACGACAAGCTCTTTGACCTGCTGCCGGGCATGGAGCTCACGCCCATGAACCCTGTGTCTATGAAGCCTCCCGGTATCAAACATGCGCCACAG ATCTTGGAGGATGTGTGCCAGAAGAACAACTGGGGGCAGCCAGTTTACCAGCTTCACTCTGCCATCGGACTTGATCAAAGGCAACTGTTCCTCTACAAAGTCACCATTCCGGCTCTGGCCACCCAATACCCTAATGT GCATCCGTTCACCCCAGCCAAGCTGTGTACAGCTGTGGACGAGGCCAAGGTTCATGCTGCGGAGCATGCCCTGCAGACCCTGGGGCTGCAGACAGAGGGCGCTGAGGCCTCCTCTGCAGCAGTAGCTGCATTCCCAG GTTACACAATAGCGAACACCTCAGCCTCAGTAGCTGCCTCCCAGCTCAAACAGGCTGTCACCCTGGGCCAGGACCTGACAGCATACGCTACCTACGAGGGCTATCCGGCCTTCGCCGTGGCAACCCGTGGAGACGGTTATGGAGTGTTCTAA
- the LOC120029583 gene encoding APOBEC1 complementation factor-like isoform X2, with amino-acid sequence MESNQKSGDGLTGMQKEVSLRALIQRTGYQLLQENGQRRYGGPPPGWEGPPPERGSEIFVGKLPRDLFEDELVPLCEKFGKIYEVRMMMDFNGNNRGYAFVTFTTKNEAKTAMKQLNNYEIRNGRLLGVCASVDNCRLFVGGIPKSKKREEILMEMKKVTDGVLEVIVYPSAADKTKNRGFAFVEYDSHRAAAMARRKLLPGRIQLWGHAIAVDWAEPEVEVDEDTMATVKILYVRNLMLATTEETIEKEFNSIKPGAVERVKKIRDYAFVHFTQREDAISAMDAVNGKLVDGSPVEVTLAKPVDKDNYVRYTRGTGGRGGALLQGEYTYTLGQVYDPSAAYLGAPVFYAPQAYAAIPNQFRFPSAKGHVGGRGLVRTPSVRGAAGVRGMGGRGYLAYAGVGRGCATYQLKTDKHPDDKLFDLLPGMELTPMNPVSMKPPGIKHAPQILEDVCQKNNWGQPVYQLHSAIGLDQRQLFLYKVTIPALATQYPNVHPFTPAKLCTAVDEAKVHAAEHALQTLGLQTEGAEASSAAVAAFPGYTIANTSASVAASQLKQAVTLGQDLTAYATYEGYPAFAVATRGDGYGVF; translated from the exons ATGGAATCTAATCAAAAATCCGGGGATGGACTGACGGGCATGCAGAAAGAGGTGTCGCTGCGTGCACTCATTCAGCGCACAGGATATCAATTATTGCAG GAGAATGGTCAGAGGAGGTACGGCGGGCCCCCTCCAGGCTGGGAAGGCCCTCCCCCAGAGAGGGGCAGTGAGATCTTTGTGGGGAAGCTACCCAGGGACCTCTTCGAGGATGAGCTGGTCCCCCTCTGTGAGAAA TTTGGGAAGATCTATGAGGTCCGGATGATGATGGACTTCAACGGCAATAATAGAGGATATGCATTTGTTACCTTCACCACCAAAAATGAAGCTAAGACCGCCATGAAACAGCTCAATAACTATGAAATCAG GAACGGAAGACTCCTAGGAGTGTGTGCCAGTGTGGACAACTGTCGTCTGTTTGTGGGGGGTATCCCCAAATccaagaagagagaggagatccTGATGGAGATGAAGAAAGTGACAGATGGGGTGTTGGAGGTGATTGTTTACCCCAGTGCTGCGGACAAGACCAAGAACAGGGGCTTCGCCTTTGTGGAGTACGACAGTCACCGTGCTGCAGCCATGGCCAGGAGGAAACTACTGCCAG GGAGGATCCAGCTGTGGGGACACGCCATCGCTGTGGACTGGGCGGAGCCTGAAGTGGAAGTGGACGAGGACACCATGGCAACGGTGAAGATTCTCTATGTGAGGAACTTGATGCTGGCTACTACAGAAGAGACCATCGAGAAGGAGTTCAACAGCATCAAACCAG GTGCTGTAGAGAGAGTGAAGAAGATCAGAGACTACGCCTTTGTCCATTTCACCCAGAGAGAGGACGCGATAAGCGCCATGGACGCAGTGAACGGAAAG CTGGTGGATGGCTCTCCCGTGGAGGTGACCCTGGCCAAGCCGGTGGATAAGGACAACTATGTGCGCTACACCCGGGGTACAGGTGGCCGAGGTGGGGCCCTGCTCCAGGGGGAGTACACCTACACACTGGGCCAGGTGTATGATCCCTCAGCAGCCTACCTGGGTGCCCCAGTGTTCTACGCCCCACAGGCATATGCTGCTATTCCTAATCAGTTCCGCTTCCCCAGTGCCAAGGGGCATGTGGGTGGCCGTGGCCTGGTGCGCACACCCTCGGTTAGAG GGGCAGCGGGGGTGCGCGGAATGGGTGGTCGCGGATACCTTGCCTACGCAGGTGTAGGCCGAGGCTGTGCCACCTACCAACTAAAGACAGACAAGCACCCCGACGACAAGCTCTTTGACCTGCTGCCGGGCATGGAGCTCACGCCCATGAACCCTGTGTCTATGAAGCCTCCCGGTATCAAACATGCGCCACAG ATCTTGGAGGATGTGTGCCAGAAGAACAACTGGGGGCAGCCAGTTTACCAGCTTCACTCTGCCATCGGACTTGATCAAAGGCAACTGTTCCTCTACAAAGTCACCATTCCGGCTCTGGCCACCCAATACCCTAATGT GCATCCGTTCACCCCAGCCAAGCTGTGTACAGCTGTGGACGAGGCCAAGGTTCATGCTGCGGAGCATGCCCTGCAGACCCTGGGGCTGCAGACAGAGGGCGCTGAGGCCTCCTCTGCAGCAGTAGCTGCATTCCCAG GTTACACAATAGCGAACACCTCAGCCTCAGTAGCTGCCTCCCAGCTCAAACAGGCTGTCACCCTGGGCCAGGACCTGACAGCATACGCTACCTACGAGGGCTATCCGGCCTTCGCCGTGGCAACCCGTGGAGACGGTTATGGAGTGTTCTAA
- the LOC120029583 gene encoding APOBEC1 complementation factor-like isoform X3: protein MMMDFNGNNRGYAFVTFTTKNEAKTAMKQLNNYEIRNGRLLGVCASVDNCRLFVGGIPKSKKREEILMEMKKVTDGVLEVIVYPSAADKTKNRGFAFVEYDSHRAAAMARRKLLPGRIQLWGHAIAVDWAEPEVEVDEDTMATVKILYVRNLMLATTEETIEKEFNSIKPGAVERVKKIRDYAFVHFTQREDAISAMDAVNGKLVDGSPVEVTLAKPVDKDNYVRYTRGTGGRGGALLQGEYTYTLGQVYDPSAAYLGAPVFYAPQAYAAIPNQFRFPSAKGHVGGRGLVRTPSVREIYMNVPVGAAGVRGMGGRGYLAYAGVGRGCATYQLKTDKHPDDKLFDLLPGMELTPMNPVSMKPPGIKHAPQILEDVCQKNNWGQPVYQLHSAIGLDQRQLFLYKVTIPALATQYPNVHPFTPAKLCTAVDEAKVHAAEHALQTLGLQTEGAEASSAAVAAFPGYTIANTSASVAASQLKQAVTLGQDLTAYATYEGYPAFAVATRGDGYGVF from the exons ATGATGATGGACTTCAACGGCAATAATAGAGGATATGCATTTGTTACCTTCACCACCAAAAATGAAGCTAAGACCGCCATGAAACAGCTCAATAACTATGAAATCAG GAACGGAAGACTCCTAGGAGTGTGTGCCAGTGTGGACAACTGTCGTCTGTTTGTGGGGGGTATCCCCAAATccaagaagagagaggagatccTGATGGAGATGAAGAAAGTGACAGATGGGGTGTTGGAGGTGATTGTTTACCCCAGTGCTGCGGACAAGACCAAGAACAGGGGCTTCGCCTTTGTGGAGTACGACAGTCACCGTGCTGCAGCCATGGCCAGGAGGAAACTACTGCCAG GGAGGATCCAGCTGTGGGGACACGCCATCGCTGTGGACTGGGCGGAGCCTGAAGTGGAAGTGGACGAGGACACCATGGCAACGGTGAAGATTCTCTATGTGAGGAACTTGATGCTGGCTACTACAGAAGAGACCATCGAGAAGGAGTTCAACAGCATCAAACCAG GTGCTGTAGAGAGAGTGAAGAAGATCAGAGACTACGCCTTTGTCCATTTCACCCAGAGAGAGGACGCGATAAGCGCCATGGACGCAGTGAACGGAAAG CTGGTGGATGGCTCTCCCGTGGAGGTGACCCTGGCCAAGCCGGTGGATAAGGACAACTATGTGCGCTACACCCGGGGTACAGGTGGCCGAGGTGGGGCCCTGCTCCAGGGGGAGTACACCTACACACTGGGCCAGGTGTATGATCCCTCAGCAGCCTACCTGGGTGCCCCAGTGTTCTACGCCCCACAGGCATATGCTGCTATTCCTAATCAGTTCCGCTTCCCCAGTGCCAAGGGGCATGTGGGTGGCCGTGGCCTGGTGCGCACACCCTCGGTTAGAG AAATTTACATGAATGTACCTGTAGGGGCAGCGGGGGTGCGCGGAATGGGTGGTCGCGGATACCTTGCCTACGCAGGTGTAGGCCGAGGCTGTGCCACCTACCAACTAAAGACAGACAAGCACCCCGACGACAAGCTCTTTGACCTGCTGCCGGGCATGGAGCTCACGCCCATGAACCCTGTGTCTATGAAGCCTCCCGGTATCAAACATGCGCCACAG ATCTTGGAGGATGTGTGCCAGAAGAACAACTGGGGGCAGCCAGTTTACCAGCTTCACTCTGCCATCGGACTTGATCAAAGGCAACTGTTCCTCTACAAAGTCACCATTCCGGCTCTGGCCACCCAATACCCTAATGT GCATCCGTTCACCCCAGCCAAGCTGTGTACAGCTGTGGACGAGGCCAAGGTTCATGCTGCGGAGCATGCCCTGCAGACCCTGGGGCTGCAGACAGAGGGCGCTGAGGCCTCCTCTGCAGCAGTAGCTGCATTCCCAG GTTACACAATAGCGAACACCTCAGCCTCAGTAGCTGCCTCCCAGCTCAAACAGGCTGTCACCCTGGGCCAGGACCTGACAGCATACGCTACCTACGAGGGCTATCCGGCCTTCGCCGTGGCAACCCGTGGAGACGGTTATGGAGTGTTCTAA
- the asah2 gene encoding neutral ceramidase, which produces MARGKTVCCGLSTLEVTLMVLFVVMTAVSVGLISVMAVHWEDRLQEPEPTVSPTAGPHENPYLIGVGRADCTGPPGDVPLMGYANLEQTAAGIHTRLFSRAFIVDNGSKRVVFVTADIGMVSQRLRLEVLKELEVKYGNLYRQDNVILSGTHTHSGLGGYFQYTLFMITSKGYIKPSIKAIVNGIVKSIAIAHRNIKPGRIYMSKGELEESNLNRSPHSYLNNPAEERNKYKSNTDKQVTLLKFTDLDGDGMGMLSWFAVHAVSMNYTNQMVSSDNMGYASYLLEQEKNIGFLPGEGPFVAAFASSNLGDASPNIRGPFCANTGLPCDYLNSSCPIGGLKMCVALGPAGSDMFNNTKIIGENIFKRAKDLYGKARQEVRGPLHAAHQWVNMTDVTVQLNSTHTGRTCKPALGHSFAAGTTDGGGDLNFTQGAVEGDPFWDGIRDALLGAPSNETQDCHQPKPILFSTGEMTWPLPWHPSIVDVQMFTIGPVAIVAIPGEMTTMSGRRIREAVKQELEAQGTFSNAEVVVAGLCNIYTHYITTYEEYQIQRYEGASTIYGPHTLSAYIQKFRGLAKAIAEGKEQELPKGPEPPFFKDSQLFSLLPAAAVDKKPINTTFGEVLEQVDPEYTVGDVASVTFVAGNPRHSGDMRDKTFVTVEKYHNSTAYWDVVHTDASWETRFHWVKNGAESNATIEWHIPLSAQAGSYRIRHFGHYKQRKGFLETVIMAYEGVSDVFRVSKITYNY; this is translated from the exons ATGGCTCGGGGGAAAACGGTGTGCTGTGGCCTGAGCACCCTCGAAGTCACCCTCATGGTCCTGTTTGTGGTCATGACCGCAGTATCTGTGGGGCTCATCTCAGTCATGGCCGTCCACTGGGAAGACCGATTGC aggaaccagagccTACAGTAAGTCCTACTGCAGGACCACATGAGAACCCATACCTCATAGGGGTGGGCAGAGCAGACTGCACAGGACCCCCTGGGGATGTCCCCCTG ATGGGCTATGCGAACTTGGAGCAGACTGCTGCGGGTATCCACACACGCCTCTTCAGCAGGGCCTTTATTGTGGATAATGGGAGCAAGAGGGTGGTGTTTGTGACAGCTGACATCGGCATGGTCTCTCAGAGGCTACGGCTGGAG GTGCTGAAGGAACTTGAGGTGAAATATGGTAACCTGTACAGACAGGACAACGTGATTCTGAGCGGCACCCACACACACTCTGGTCTGGGTGGGTACTTCCAATACACCCTCTTCATGATCACTAGTAAAGGTTACATCAAACCCTCCATCAAAGCCATCGTCAATGGAATTGTCAAG AGCATTGCTATAGCACACAGGAATATAAAACCTGGGAGAATCTACATGAGCAAAGGAGAGCTCGAGGAGAGCAACCTAAACAGAAGTCCTCACTCCTACCTCAACAACCCTGCAGAGGAGAGGAACAA GTATAAATCCAACACAGACAAGCAGGTCACACTTCTGAAGTTCACAGACCTGGATGGAGATGGTATGGGCATGCTCAG CTGGTTCGCTGTCCATGCTGTCAGTATGAACTACACCAATCAGATGGTCAGCAGTGATAACATGGGCTATGCCTCTTACCTACTGGAGCAGGAGAAAAACATTGGCTTCTTGCCTGGAGAG GGGCCGTTTGTGGCAGCCTTTGCCTCTTCTAACCTGGGAGACGCCAGCCCAAACATCAGAGGGCCATTCTGTGCCAACACTGGACTCCCCTGTGATTACCTCAACAGCTCCTGTCCCATCGGAGGG CTAAAAATGTGTGTTGCGCTGGGTCCGGCAGGATCTGACATGTTCAACAACACCAAGATCATAGGAGAGAACATTTTCAAAAGGGCAAAG GATCTGTATGGTAAGGCCAGACAGGAGGTTCGTGGGCCCCTCCATGCAGCCCATCAGTGGGTGAATATGACTGACGTGACCGTCCAGCTAAACTCTACACACACA GGCAGAACCTGTAAACCAGCCCTGGGCCACAGCTTCGCCGCAGGGACTACAGACGGAGGAGGCGACCTCAATTTCACACAAG GAGCTGTTGAGGGTGACCCATTTTGGGACGGAATTAGAGATGCACTGCTTGGAGCTCCCTCCAATGAGACTCAGGACTGCCACCAACCCAAACCTATTCTCTTTAGCACTGGAGAG ATGACCTGGCCCCTCCCCTGGCACCCAAGCATTGTGGACGTTCAGATGTTCACCATAGGACCTGTGGCCATTGTGGCTATCCCTGGAGAAATGAC CACGATGTCAGGAAGGAGGATAAGAGAGGCAGTCAAGCAG GAACTGGAGGCCCAGGGAACATTCAGTAACGCAGAGGTGGTCGTCGCTGGCCTGTGCAACATCTACACTCATTACATCACCACCTATGAGGAGTACCAG ATCCAGCGTTATGAAGGAGCTTCCACCATCTACGGGCCTCATACACTTTCTGCATACATTCAGAAGTTTAGGGGCCTGGCCAAGGCCATTGCAGAG GGTAAAGAGCAGGAGCTGCCCAAGGGTCCTGAGCCCCCGTTCTTCAAGGACAGTCAGCTGTTCAGCTTGCTTCCTGCTGCGGCTGTAGACAAAAAGCCAATCAACACCACGTTTGGAGAGGTTTTAGAGCAAGTGGACCCAGAGTACACGGTT GGGGATGTTGCTTCTGTCACATTTGTTGCAGGGAATCCAAGACACTCAGGAGATATG AGGGACAAGACTTTTGTCACTGTGGAAAAGTATCATAACAGCACAGCATACTGGGACGTCGTTCACACAGATGCATCTTGGGAGACAAG GTTTCACTGGGTGAAGAATGGAGCGGAGAGCAATGCTACCATTGAGTGGCACATCCCTCTGTCAGCCCAGGCTGGCTCCTACAGGATCCGACACTTTGGACACTACAAACAGCGGAAGGGATTCCTAGAGACTGTGATCATGGCGTATGAGGGTGTGTCGGATGTCTTCAGAGTCTCCAAAATAACGTATAATTACTAA